From the Chiroxiphia lanceolata isolate bChiLan1 chromosome Z, bChiLan1.pri, whole genome shotgun sequence genome, one window contains:
- the LOC116780821 gene encoding interferon alpha-2-like: MMNENLFYRIIKFQDFEETGAYECLQSILACLRIYTQERRNIGACFIMNAFGLIQIGLILLCTTITCNHQCNHLLLQQRKVIENSLQLLDKMGKNFPQRCLREKMSFRFPKQVLQPRQKETVRVAIEEIFQHIFYIFSKNVTLAAWDGTALDQFQNGLYQQIEQLEACVIKKHTHYCWSKEVSRLKLKKYFQKIDCFLKDKQHNLCSWEISRAEMRRCLQLIDKVTRKLNN; this comes from the coding sequence atgatGAACGAAAACTTGTTCTACAGAATAATTAAATTTCAAGATTTTGAAGAAACAGGAGCCTACGAATGCCTTCAAAGTATCCTAGCCTGTCTCAGAATTTATACACAGGAAAGGAGGAATATTGGAGCCTGCTTTATCATGAATGCTTTTGGCTTGATACAAATTGGCCTCATACTGTTGTGCACCACCATCACCTGCAATCATCAGTGCAACCATCTCCTATTACAGCAAAGAAAAGTGATTGAAAACAGCCTGCAACTTTTGGACAAAATGGGCAAAAACTTTCCTCAACGATGTCTAAGAGAGAAAATGTCCTTCAGATTTCCTAAGCAGGTTCTACAGCCCAGACAGAAAGAGACTGTCAGAGTTGCTATTGAAGAGATCTTCCAACATATATTCTATATCTTTAGCAAAAATGTAACTCTAGCTGCTTGGGATGGGACAGCTTTGGATCAGTTCCAAAACGGACTTTATCAGCAAATTGAGCAATTGGAGGCATGTGTAATCAAAAAGCACACCCACTACTGTTGGAGTAAAGAAGTAAGCAggctgaaactgaaaaaatatttccaaaaaataGATTGTTTTCTTAAAGACAAACAACACAACCTGTGCTCCTGGGAGATCAGCCGTGCAGAAATGAGGAGATGTCTCCAACTGATTGATAAAGTGACAAGGAAACTTAACAACTAA